A window of Pelomicrobium methylotrophicum contains these coding sequences:
- the prfA gene encoding peptide chain release factor 1, which yields MKQSLVERLDKLERRLEEINRALAREDAVADLDHYRKLTREHAELAPLVQLYQSYRKKRQDIESARAMIDDPELAELAEEEVRHGRAQLERIEMELQRLLLPKDPNDERNVFLEIRAGTGGDESALFAGDLFRMYSRYAERKGWKVEVIGASPGEMGGYKEIIAKVIGKGVYSRLKFESGGHRVQRVPATETQGRIHTSAATVAVMPEADEVTDVVLNPAELRIDTFRASGAGGQHVNKTDSAVRVTHLPTGIVVECQDERSQHKNKAQALAILAARIKDKQIREQQSQQAATRKLLIGSGDRSERIRTYNFPQGRVTDHRINLTLYKIHQIMDGELDELLDALATEHQSEQLEAMAEAPA from the coding sequence ATGAAGCAGAGCCTCGTCGAGCGGCTGGATAAGCTGGAGCGGCGCCTGGAGGAGATCAACCGGGCGCTTGCCCGGGAGGACGCGGTGGCCGACCTTGACCACTACCGCAAGCTCACGCGGGAGCACGCCGAGCTCGCGCCGCTGGTGCAGCTCTACCAGAGCTATCGCAAGAAGCGACAGGACATCGAATCCGCGCGGGCCATGATAGACGACCCGGAGCTGGCGGAGCTGGCGGAGGAGGAAGTGCGGCATGGTCGCGCCCAGCTGGAGCGCATCGAGATGGAGTTGCAGCGGCTGCTGCTGCCGAAGGACCCGAACGATGAGCGCAACGTGTTCCTGGAGATCCGCGCCGGCACTGGCGGCGACGAGTCAGCGCTGTTCGCGGGTGACCTCTTCCGCATGTACAGCCGTTACGCCGAGCGCAAAGGGTGGAAGGTGGAAGTGATCGGGGCGAGCCCCGGCGAGATGGGCGGCTACAAGGAAATCATCGCCAAGGTCATCGGCAAGGGCGTTTACTCGCGGCTCAAGTTCGAGTCGGGCGGCCACCGGGTGCAGCGGGTGCCGGCGACCGAGACCCAGGGGCGCATCCATACCTCAGCGGCGACGGTGGCCGTGATGCCGGAAGCCGACGAGGTGACTGACGTGGTGCTCAATCCGGCGGAGCTTCGCATCGACACCTTCCGCGCCTCGGGCGCGGGCGGGCAGCATGTCAACAAGACCGACTCCGCAGTGCGCGTCACGCACCTGCCTACCGGCATCGTGGTGGAGTGCCAGGACGAGCGCTCCCAGCACAAGAACAAGGCCCAGGCGCTGGCCATCCTGGCGGCCCGCATCAAGGACAAGCAGATCCGGGAGCAGCAGAGCCAGCAGGCTGCCACCCGCAAGCTCTTGATCGGCAGCGGTGACCGCTCGGAGCGCATCCGCACCTACAACTTCCCGCAGGGGCGGGTCACCGACCACCGCATCAACCTCACCCTGTACAAGATCCACCAGATCATGGACGGCGAGCTGGACGAGCTGCTGGACGCCCTTGCGACCGAGCACCAGAGCGAGCAGCTCGAAGCCATGGCGGAAGCGCCGGCGTGA
- the prmC gene encoding peptide chain release factor N(5)-glutamine methyltransferase has translation MSVPLGDLLRETARVLQDALGLPIEEAYLEARLLAGHAISRNAAQLVAASEEVLNDEDQERIRALVERRRGGEPVAYIIGRREFFGLELKVTPAVLIPRPETELLVEQALARLPAGQPLRVLDLGTGSGAVAIAIAHERPDARVTATDRWEAALCVARENAAQLGARVRFVPSDWYAGLAGEAFDLIVSNPPYVAEGDPHLHQGDLRFEPREALVGGSDGLECLRRIVAGAPSYLRQGGWLLLEHGFDQGAECRFLLEETGFVEVFTARDLAGLERVSGGRLER, from the coding sequence GTGAGCGTTCCTCTCGGCGACCTACTGCGCGAGACCGCACGCGTGCTACAGGACGCCTTGGGTCTGCCGATCGAGGAGGCGTACCTGGAAGCGCGCTTGCTCGCTGGCCACGCCATCTCCCGCAACGCCGCGCAACTGGTGGCCGCTTCGGAGGAAGTCTTGAACGACGAAGACCAGGAGCGCATTCGCGCATTGGTCGAGCGGCGCAGGGGAGGAGAGCCGGTGGCCTACATCATCGGGCGGCGCGAATTCTTCGGGCTTGAGCTGAAAGTGACGCCGGCGGTGCTGATTCCGCGGCCGGAGACAGAGCTTCTGGTCGAGCAGGCCCTCGCCCGCCTTCCCGCGGGGCAGCCCCTGCGCGTGCTGGATCTCGGCACCGGCAGCGGCGCGGTGGCTATCGCCATCGCGCACGAGCGTCCCGATGCCCGCGTGACCGCCACGGACCGCTGGGAAGCGGCGCTTTGCGTTGCCCGGGAGAACGCCGCCCAGCTCGGCGCCCGTGTGCGTTTCGTGCCCAGCGACTGGTATGCCGGGCTGGCGGGTGAAGCGTTCGATCTCATCGTTTCCAATCCTCCCTACGTGGCTGAGGGCGACCCGCACCTCCACCAGGGCGACCTGCGCTTCGAACCCCGCGAAGCGCTCGTGGGAGGCAGCGACGGCCTGGAATGCCTGCGCCGCATCGTGGCGGGGGCACCCTCCTACCTCCGCCAAGGCGGGTGGCTGCTCCTGGAGCACGGTTTTGACCAGGGTGCCGAGTGCCGCTTTCTGTTGGAAGAGACGGGGTTTGTCGAAGTGTTCACGGCGCGGGACCTGGCCGGCCTGGAGCGGGTGAGCGGCGGCCGCCTTGAGCGCTGA
- a CDS encoding IclR family transcriptional regulator, which yields METGTRENASAISRAFEVLNLLTGAERPLALTELMEASGLPKSTLHRILLQLERERLVQREPDGKRYTGGPRLSQIAFNALRNSYRKAERHAILQALVDEVQETCNFTTIDGNEIMYLDRVEAHWPLRMVLQPGSRVPLHCTASGKLFLSLMPPQRRRRLITAAPLKRYTHNTITNPERLEQALEVIREEMVGTDEEEFLAGLSAIAVPVLDRRGRICATVAIHAPTARMNVQQARAHLPALRRAAAALASTCGDEVP from the coding sequence ATGGAAACCGGGACGCGCGAAAACGCATCGGCCATTTCCCGCGCCTTCGAGGTGCTGAACCTTTTGACCGGCGCGGAACGCCCCCTTGCGCTCACCGAGCTGATGGAAGCGAGTGGGCTGCCAAAGTCCACTCTGCACCGGATCCTGCTCCAGCTTGAGCGGGAACGGCTCGTCCAGCGCGAGCCGGACGGCAAGCGCTATACCGGCGGCCCGCGGCTGTCCCAGATCGCTTTCAATGCCCTTCGCAACAGCTACCGCAAGGCAGAGCGGCACGCCATCCTCCAGGCCCTGGTAGACGAGGTGCAGGAAACGTGCAATTTCACCACCATCGACGGCAACGAGATCATGTACCTGGACCGGGTCGAGGCCCATTGGCCGCTGCGGATGGTGCTGCAGCCCGGCTCCCGGGTCCCGCTGCATTGCACCGCCAGCGGCAAGCTGTTCCTGAGCCTGATGCCGCCCCAACGGCGCCGGCGGCTCATCACCGCCGCACCGCTCAAGCGCTATACCCACAACACCATCACCAACCCGGAGCGGCTGGAACAGGCTCTGGAAGTGATCCGGGAAGAGATGGTGGGAACCGACGAGGAAGAGTTCCTCGCCGGCCTCTCCGCCATCGCGGTGCCCGTCCTGGACCGCCGCGGCCGCATTTGCGCCACCGTGGCGATCCACGCGCCCACGGCGCGCATGAACGTCCAGCAGGCGCGCGCCCACCTGCCGGCGCTTCGCCGGGCCGCCGCCGCCCTCGCCTCCACCTGCGGCGATGAAGTTCCGTGA
- a CDS encoding TRAP transporter substrate-binding protein — MRRQFLWKWVSALAGVCLATASGIVHAQPQYKMRIQTAVPSSSIYFDLLKKFGDRIEKMSGGRLKTEVLPDGAVVPAFEILDAVDKGIVEAGYAWTHYWSGKHPAAGIFSNPMAGAGVGLDQLSHIAWLFEGGGYDLYKKFYAEVLKVNVEPFFVQPMGPDPLGWFKNPIKNLEDFKKLKYRSPPGITGEIFKEMGVSAVAMPGGEIVPAAQRGVIDAAEWIGPADDLNLGLHTVWKNYYLQGLHQSTDVGEVLINKKFWDKLPKDIQEIIRGAAMASMTETYTYNVYKNALAVKLLREKHGVAIHDTPKDIYAAFVKATNTVLDRYAAKDPFFKQVLDSQRQFAQVVVPYWTKILDLYAGLGNAALDTGAVKK, encoded by the coding sequence ATGCGACGCCAATTCTTATGGAAATGGGTCTCAGCGCTGGCTGGCGTATGCCTCGCGACCGCCAGCGGAATCGTCCACGCGCAACCGCAGTACAAGATGCGCATCCAGACCGCGGTGCCATCGTCGAGCATCTACTTCGATCTCCTGAAGAAGTTCGGCGACCGGATCGAAAAGATGTCTGGCGGGCGCTTGAAGACCGAGGTGCTGCCCGACGGAGCGGTCGTGCCCGCGTTCGAGATCCTGGACGCGGTGGACAAGGGCATCGTGGAAGCGGGCTACGCCTGGACCCACTACTGGTCCGGTAAACATCCGGCGGCGGGCATCTTCTCCAACCCGATGGCCGGTGCTGGCGTGGGATTGGACCAGCTCTCCCACATCGCGTGGCTGTTCGAGGGCGGCGGCTACGACCTCTACAAGAAGTTCTACGCCGAAGTGCTCAAGGTCAACGTGGAGCCCTTCTTCGTCCAGCCCATGGGGCCGGACCCGCTCGGCTGGTTCAAGAACCCGATCAAGAACCTGGAAGATTTCAAGAAGCTCAAGTACCGTTCGCCCCCCGGAATCACCGGTGAGATCTTCAAGGAGATGGGCGTCTCCGCGGTGGCCATGCCCGGCGGCGAGATCGTGCCGGCGGCCCAGCGCGGCGTCATCGACGCCGCCGAGTGGATCGGCCCAGCGGACGACCTGAACCTGGGCCTGCACACGGTGTGGAAGAACTACTACCTCCAGGGCCTGCACCAGTCCACCGACGTGGGCGAAGTCCTGATCAACAAGAAGTTCTGGGACAAGCTGCCCAAGGACATCCAGGAGATCATCCGCGGAGCGGCCATGGCATCGATGACCGAGACGTACACGTACAATGTCTACAAGAACGCCTTGGCGGTGAAGCTGCTGCGGGAGAAGCACGGGGTGGCCATCCACGATACGCCGAAGGACATCTACGCGGCCTTCGTGAAAGCCACCAACACGGTGCTCGACCGCTACGCGGCCAAGGACCCCTTCTTCAAGCAGGTGCTCGACTCCCAGCGGCAATTCGCCCAGGTGGTAGTCCCCTACTGGACCAAGATCCTGGACCTGTATGCCGGTCTGGGCAACGCGGCCCTGGACACCGGCGCGGTCAAGAAGTAG
- a CDS encoding TRAP transporter large permease: protein MSPEVLGFVALATLFVAIFIGFPIAFTLIAVALAFGYIAIGDLVLHLMTLQVFSVMRDPTLASVPFFLFMGFLLEQSGLMERLFRGVELLLANVRGSLYLAVLVTATIFAAATGIVGSSVTLLGVMAAPAMMKSGYDVKMSAGAIAAGGTLGILIPPSVMLIVMGPVVGVPTTHLFAAAVFPGLLLAGLYIAYALIRSFINPRLGPPLPPEERAENFGIVLKELVFGIAPVVVVILATLGVILAGIATPTDAGAVGAFAVFTLTVLYRRMSWQRLKTAVYSTLEVSSMILLLVAASNFFGAVFSRLGSATFIAESLLNLQFSPTIMLILILLIIFILGWPLEWVPIVLIVVPILLPLVEQLGIDKIWFSTLVAVCLQTAWLSPPVALSAYFLKGVVPEWELKDIYAGMLQFMGLQVLGLVILMLVPALATWLPAKLF, encoded by the coding sequence ATGAGCCCGGAAGTGCTCGGCTTCGTGGCGCTGGCGACGCTTTTCGTCGCCATCTTCATCGGCTTCCCCATCGCCTTCACCCTGATCGCGGTGGCGCTCGCCTTCGGCTATATCGCCATCGGCGACCTGGTCCTGCACCTGATGACGCTGCAGGTGTTCTCCGTCATGCGGGATCCCACGCTGGCCTCAGTGCCGTTTTTCCTCTTCATGGGGTTCTTGCTGGAGCAGTCCGGGCTCATGGAACGGCTGTTCCGCGGCGTGGAGTTGCTGCTCGCCAACGTGCGCGGCTCGCTCTACCTGGCAGTCCTGGTGACGGCCACCATCTTCGCGGCAGCCACCGGCATCGTGGGCTCGTCGGTGACGCTGCTCGGCGTGATGGCGGCCCCCGCCATGATGAAAAGCGGCTACGACGTGAAGATGTCGGCAGGAGCGATCGCCGCGGGGGGCACGCTCGGCATCCTCATCCCGCCCAGCGTGATGCTCATCGTCATGGGCCCGGTGGTCGGGGTGCCCACGACACACCTTTTCGCCGCCGCGGTGTTCCCGGGCCTGTTGCTGGCCGGCCTCTACATCGCCTACGCGCTGATCCGCAGCTTCATCAATCCCCGTCTGGGCCCGCCGCTGCCTCCGGAGGAGCGGGCCGAGAACTTCGGCATCGTACTGAAAGAATTGGTGTTCGGCATTGCCCCGGTCGTGGTGGTGATCCTGGCCACCCTGGGCGTGATCCTGGCCGGCATCGCCACGCCCACGGACGCGGGCGCGGTGGGGGCGTTCGCCGTGTTCACGCTGACCGTGCTCTACCGCCGGATGAGCTGGCAGCGGCTGAAGACGGCGGTGTACTCGACGCTGGAGGTCTCCAGCATGATCCTGCTGCTGGTGGCGGCTTCCAACTTCTTCGGCGCGGTGTTCTCGCGCCTGGGCAGCGCCACTTTCATCGCCGAATCCCTGCTGAACCTCCAGTTCTCGCCGACGATCATGCTCATCCTGATCCTGCTCATCATCTTCATCCTGGGCTGGCCGCTGGAGTGGGTACCGATCGTGCTCATCGTGGTGCCGATCCTGCTGCCGCTGGTGGAACAACTCGGCATCGACAAGATCTGGTTCAGCACGCTGGTGGCGGTGTGCCTTCAGACGGCGTGGCTCTCGCCGCCGGTGGCGCTTTCGGCCTACTTCCTGAAGGGGGTGGTGCCGGAGTGGGAGCTGAAGGACATCTACGCCGGCATGCTGCAGTTCATGGGCCTGCAGGTGCTGGGGCTGGTGATCCTGATGCTGGTACCCGCTCTCGCCACCTGGTTGCCGGCCAAGCTGTTCTGA
- the grxD gene encoding Grx4 family monothiol glutaredoxin, protein MNVQERIKQQVNSHKVVLYMKGTPQFPQCGFSANAVNILKACGVTDFFSVNVLEDPEIRQGIKEYAQWPTIPQLYVNGEFIGGSDIMTEMYQKGELQKLLESAKAV, encoded by the coding sequence ATGAACGTCCAGGAAAGGATTAAGCAGCAGGTCAACAGCCACAAGGTGGTGCTCTACATGAAGGGCACGCCCCAGTTCCCCCAGTGCGGCTTCTCCGCCAACGCGGTGAACATCCTCAAGGCCTGTGGCGTCACCGACTTCTTCAGCGTGAACGTGCTGGAAGACCCGGAAATCCGCCAAGGCATCAAGGAGTACGCCCAGTGGCCCACCATCCCGCAGCTGTACGTGAACGGCGAGTTCATCGGCGGCTCGGACATCATGACGGAGATGTACCAGAAGGGGGAGCTCCAGAAGCTGCTGGAGAGCGCCAAGGCGGTGTGA
- the hemA gene encoding glutamyl-tRNA reductase, with amino-acid sequence MQLYAIGINHQTAPLEVREKVAFRTDTLEQALRDLVDHRPVTEAAILSTCNRTEVYCNTDQPDEAVRWLAGYHRLTTAALEPYLYQLPREQAVKHAFRVASGLDSMVVGEPQILGQFKEAVRSAQKAGTLGVLLHKLFQRTFRVAKEVRSRTDIGANSVSMAAAAVRLALRIFPSIGEQAVLFIGAGEMIDLCAAHFSAHRPRRMTVANRTLDRAASLAARLKCQAITLNELPEYLAQHDIVVTCTASPLPLLGKGLVERAVRARKHRPMFMVDLAVPRDVEPEVGELDDVFLYTVDDLAEIVQEGMDARRGAVAQAEAIIDTNVVSFMEWLGARQMVPMIRALRDQAERQRRHELERALKALARGEDPARVVEALSRALTNKLLHAPSHALSHASPEDRERLLELIHRLYQVRHPQ; translated from the coding sequence ATGCAGTTGTACGCCATCGGGATCAATCACCAAACCGCGCCGCTGGAGGTGCGAGAGAAGGTCGCGTTCCGGACGGACACGCTGGAGCAGGCGCTGCGCGACTTGGTGGATCACCGCCCGGTAACGGAAGCCGCGATCCTCTCCACCTGCAATCGCACCGAGGTCTACTGCAACACGGATCAGCCGGATGAGGCGGTGCGCTGGCTGGCGGGCTACCACCGCCTTACCACCGCCGCCCTTGAGCCTTACCTCTACCAGCTCCCGCGCGAACAGGCGGTGAAGCACGCCTTCCGCGTGGCGAGCGGCCTCGACTCCATGGTGGTGGGGGAGCCTCAGATCCTGGGCCAGTTCAAAGAGGCGGTGCGCTCGGCGCAAAAGGCCGGAACCCTCGGGGTGCTGCTGCACAAGCTGTTCCAGCGCACGTTCCGGGTGGCCAAGGAGGTGCGCTCGCGTACCGACATCGGCGCCAATTCCGTGTCGATGGCGGCGGCTGCGGTGCGGCTGGCGCTCAGGATCTTTCCGTCCATCGGCGAACAGGCAGTGCTGTTCATCGGTGCGGGCGAGATGATCGACCTGTGCGCCGCCCACTTCTCCGCCCACCGTCCGCGCCGCATGACGGTCGCGAACCGGACCCTGGATCGGGCCGCTTCCCTTGCCGCAAGGCTCAAGTGCCAGGCCATCACCTTGAACGAGCTGCCGGAGTACCTGGCGCAACACGATATCGTGGTGACCTGTACCGCGAGCCCCCTGCCGCTCCTGGGCAAGGGATTGGTGGAGCGGGCGGTGCGGGCCCGCAAGCACCGGCCCATGTTCATGGTGGATCTTGCCGTTCCCCGCGACGTGGAGCCTGAAGTGGGCGAGCTGGACGACGTGTTCCTGTACACCGTGGACGACTTGGCGGAAATCGTCCAAGAAGGCATGGACGCGCGCCGAGGCGCGGTGGCGCAGGCGGAGGCCATCATCGACACCAACGTGGTTTCGTTCATGGAGTGGTTGGGGGCGCGGCAGATGGTGCCGATGATCCGGGCGCTGCGGGACCAGGCCGAGCGCCAGCGACGGCACGAGCTGGAGCGGGCGTTGAAAGCCCTCGCCCGGGGCGAAGACCCGGCCCGGGTGGTGGAAGCCCTCTCCCGCGCGCTCACCAACAAATTGCTGCATGCGCCCAGCCACGCCTTGTCCCATGCCTCGCCCGAAGACCGGGAACGGCTTCTCGAGCTCATTCATCGCCTGTACCAGGTCCGACATCCCCAATGA
- a CDS encoding TRAP transporter small permease subunit — protein sequence MATPPPTLLKAIRILDGVSLWSGKIVGWLILPMVLSLVYEVGARYLFNAPTVWAYDMTFMLYGSFFMLGAAYTLYRKGHIRTDFFYMNWSVRRQGLVDAVCYVLFFFPGLTAFLVVSWDFFWVSFERGERIVTSPWMPIVYPFKATMPLATLLLLLQGFSELLKSVYAALRGEWL from the coding sequence ATGGCCACCCCTCCCCCGACCCTGCTGAAAGCCATCCGAATCCTGGACGGCGTGAGCCTCTGGTCCGGCAAAATCGTCGGCTGGCTGATCCTCCCCATGGTGTTGAGCCTGGTCTACGAAGTCGGTGCGCGGTACTTGTTCAATGCGCCCACGGTGTGGGCCTACGACATGACGTTCATGTTGTATGGAAGCTTCTTCATGCTGGGCGCCGCCTACACCCTGTACCGCAAGGGGCATATCCGCACCGACTTCTTCTACATGAACTGGTCGGTGCGGCGCCAGGGCCTGGTGGACGCCGTCTGCTACGTGTTGTTCTTCTTTCCCGGCCTGACCGCGTTCCTGGTGGTGAGCTGGGACTTCTTCTGGGTGTCCTTCGAGCGCGGCGAGCGCATCGTCACCAGCCCCTGGATGCCCATCGTTTATCCATTCAAGGCCACGATGCCGTTGGCGACCCTGTTGCTCCTGCTACAGGGATTCTCCGAGCTCCTCAAGAGCGTGTACGCGGCCCTCAGGGGAGAATGGTTATGA